From the Nematostella vectensis chromosome 7, jaNemVect1.1, whole genome shotgun sequence genome, the window gccgtttgaAAGCTATGTTGCATATTTTACGTAATGCATGCGTGGTTTGCATActttttcctttaaaaaatgtaaaaaaaaaaacattgaggCCATATATAAAACTCTGTTGCCTGTTTTATATATGTCCTTATTGTTTCTTACATTTTTTAAAGGGAAAAGTATAATACAAACCATGCATGTATTTCCGTAAAATATCGATCTATTTAATATCAATCGCGTGTTATTAAATAGGAAAAAATTCTGCCGTGCTCCCTTGGCCTGACAACGATGCAGCAATGGGGATCCATGCGCCCGATAACCAGGCTGATATGGAAACCACAACACCCGAAGAGGATGGCTAGGTCCATGTGAGAAAATATACACGTTCACTAACCTATCTTCGCTTGTTATGTCCACAGGACGAGGTTTTTGAAAagtaagtatttttttagattcatACATTCTTGCAGCATACTAATActtaattcagaaaaataagATTGACTACATTATCACACACTATCTACGCGAAAATTGAGTGAGCACTTCAAGTATGACACTAGCACGCTATTCCTTCGGTCCCGACAAGACCTTGACTGGATTTAACTAACTCGCGTGATTTTTTAGGGAAACTGACTTAGAAGTTGAAAATAAGGAGCAGCAGGAAAAATGGAAAGAAATGGACGATGGTGGTACCATGGAGTACCTCGTGCCCGACAACGATGCAGCAATGGGAGTCCATGCGCCCGATAACCAGGCTGATATGGAAAACACAAACACCCGAAGAGGATGGCGAGCTCACTGTTGCTGTCGCTGCAACAGCTAGCTAGCATTTATTGCGAGGTAACTGTTGCAGCATCCATGACTGTGAGGTCAGTAATTTAGCATCTAAAGATAAATGCAAGCTCACTGTTACAGCATCCGAGCCGTCCTCGAGAAAGAGGATACAAAGGTTAGCATTTCAGCATTATATTAGGCTTACGTCATCAATCATAAGTATCTTGCGAGCGCATTTGCCGGAAGTCATTAGCCGTAGAAATGTCGAAGGTGGCAGAGAAAGGCGAGTCATTAAATGGAAGAAAAGGTGCAAATCACGTGATAGCGGTTCGATTTACTAAGGTTCTGTTCTCATATAACTTGGTAGACCATGGCAATAGGGTACCATAGCCTACCCTTGGGTGCTTTTATTATAAAACGTTTTTGCACATAGGATAAAGGATTCTAGCAAAATTGTTAATACACGAGTTTTGAATaacaatttgtttttatagatTAAGTTACCCATCTATCTGTTGTGAAATTCCCTCTAACCAACGGCCACTATATCAAGTGCCATGATACTACAATCCCTGCCAAAACTGTTGACCCATTTCGCCAAATCGGTATCACTTTTGTGCGTATGGGTGCATACCGGTTAAGCACTTGTCAAGCACATCAattttctcccccccccccccccccaccacaccaATGTTGCTGACTTAGACATGGAACTCAGCTAGCACATACTAAGGATAGGCGCTCAACAGTAGCACaggggatgggagggggagCATTTATTTCTGTAGCACACGTGATTGCCAGACATGGGATTTTGGGAAGGTGTAGCTTAATAGGTGAATTGGTCAACTAGCTTCAGAGCGAACTTTCCAGGCGAGTGGGTTGCTTCTTCCTTACCCCCCGAACCCACCTGGCTACGGGCCATCGTCTACGCTCCCAGGACTAGTAAAAACAATAttatcccccccccttctaaaTCTTACTGGGTACCCTCCGATGACCACTCCTCAATGCTTGCTGTAGAACCTCCTCCGCCGCTCTCTCCCCTGTCTCTATCGCCGAAGGGACGGTGGCAGAGACCTTGACATTCGTTGCCTCTCCCGCGAAAAACAGTCGACCGCTGACCGAACTAGCTAGATGGTGCCGTAGGCCGTGCGCACGCGCAGTGGGACTGCTGTAGCCACCTCTGACGTAGGGGTGTTTGGACCAATGATAGTACACGTAGTTGACCAGGTTGTCAGAGGCTGGTCGGGGTTCCTCAGGGGTCCTTGAATGGTGAACTAGCATTAGACTCTACCTCCGAATAAACTTGTTCAAATTGTATCCGGTGCAGGGTCTATAACTATTTTACATTGTACAGGGAAGTAAGAATAAAGGTTCTGTTTACGACCTCCCCGAGCTGCACGCAGAAAGAGACTGTACGTAACAAGATACTTTATAAACTATGTTTACGGTAGGAAATTTTGATCGAAAATTGATTAGAAATAATAAGATGAAATGTAGGGAGCTGACCGTATTTCAATTTTACACAAATGGAACTGCATACCCTTTTATAGCAATATTTCAAAGATCTTTTTTCATGTCCAAATCTGATGTCATAgcaataaaacacaaataaacaCAATCCCCAATAGATTTATAAATTTAAATACATGCGGGAAGatagggaagggggggggggggagtgtgCAGCGGATTTCTTTTAAACAAATAGCTAAATCTTGGGCATTCTGAATATAATATCCATTTCTGCACACCCCATCGAGCAAAACCTGGCAACGTGCCTGAAAAGTAAACATCAAAGTGATGGAGGGATATAGAAATGGGAGTTACCGAAAGAGGTGGAGATCGCGATGCATAAACCCTATCGAAGAAAACGAGAGAAGAAGAATGGTCAGAAGCAGAGAGGAAACAGAGAAAAACATTTCCAAATctgcagaaaaaagaaaaagctcTCACCCAAAAATGGTATCCAGTTGCCCCAGGAATCTGGCACACACTTCTTCACTAGACAGGTGAATATTCGATGCCGCCTTGTCAGCGGTCATAAAACCCACAACCACGTGACACTGTTCATCATGTTGGGTGGAGTCAGCCATGTTATAATGGCACTGGTTCCCTTGTTGGGTGTGGTCAGTCATGACACAGGGGCACTGCTTCATTTGTTGGGTGGGGCCAGTCATGTTACAGGGGCACTGCTTCCCTTGTTGGGTGGGGCCAGTCATGTTATAATGACACTGGTTCCCTTGTTGGGTGTGGTCCGTCATGTTACAGGGGCACTGCTTCCCTTGTTGGGTGGGGCCAGTCATGTTACAGGGGCACTGCTTCCCTTGTTGGGTGGGGCCAGTCATGTTATAATGACACTGGTTCCCTTGTTGGGTGTGGTCCGTCATGTTACAGGGGCACTGGTTCCCTTGTTGGGTGGGGCCAGCCATGACACAGGGGCACTGGTTCCCTTGTTGTGTGGGGCGAGTCATGACAAAGGGGCACTGGTTCCCTTGTTGGGTGGGGCCAGTCATGACACAGGGGCACTGCTTCCCTTGTTGGGTGGGGCCAGCCATGTTACAGGGGCACTGGTTCCCTTGTTGTGTGGGGCCAGCCATGTTACAGGGGCACTGCTTCCCTTGTTGGGTGAGGCCAGTCATGACACAGGGGCACTGGTTCCCTTGTTGGGTGGGGCCAGCCATGTTACAGGGGCACTGGTTCCCTTGTTGGGTGGGGCCAGTCATGTCACAGGAGCACTGCTTCACTTGTTGGGTTGGGCCAGCCATGTTACAGGGGCACTGGTTCCCTTGTTGGGTGGGGCCAGCCATGTTACAGGGGCACTGGTTCCCTTGTTGGATGGGGCCAGCCATGTTACAGGGGCACTGGTTTCCTTGTTGAGTGGGGCCAGCCCTGATACAGGGGCACTGGTTCCATTGTTGGGTGGGGCCAGCGATGTTACAGGGTCACTTGTTCCCTTGTTGGGTTGGGCCAGCCATGATACAGGGGCACTGGTTCCCTTGTTGGGTGGGGCCAGCCATGATACAGGGGCACTGCTTCCCTTGTTGGGTGGGGCCAGCCATGTTACAGGGGCACTGCTTCCCTTGTTGGGTGGGGCCAGCCATGTTACAGGGGCACTGGTTCCCTTGTTGGGTGGGGCCAGTCATGTCACAGGAGCACTGCTTCACTTGTTGGGTTGGGCCAGCCATGTTACAGGGGCACTGGTTCCCTTGTTGGGTGGGGCCAGCCATGTTACAGGGGCACTGGTTCCCTTGTTGGATGGGGCCAGCCATGTTACAGGGGCACTGGTTTCCTTGTTGAGTGGGGCCAGCCCTGATACAGGGGCACTGGTTCCATTGTCGGGTGGGGCCAGCCATGTTACAGGGGCACTTGTTCCCTTGTTGGGTTGGGCCAGCCATGATACAGGGGCACTGGTTCCCTTGTTGGGTGGGGCCAGCCCTGATACAGGGGCACTGCTTCCCTTGTTGGGTGGGGCCAGCCATGATACAGGGGCACTGCTTCCCTTGTTGGGTTGGGCCAGCCATGATACAGGGGCACTGGTTCCCTTGTTGGGTGGGGTCAGTCATCGTACAAGGGCACTGGTTCCCTGGTTGGGTGGGGCCAGCCATGTTACAGGTGCACTGCTTCCCTTGTTGTGTGGGGCGAGTCATGACACAGGGGCACTGCTTCCCTTGTTGGGTGGGGCCAGCCATGTTATAGGGGCACTGGTTCCCTTGTTGGGTGGGGCCAGCCATGTTATAGGGGCACTGGTTCCCTTGTTGGGTGGGGCCAGCCATGTTACAGGGGCACTGGTTCCCTTGTTGGGTGGGGCCAGTCATGTTACAGGGGCACTGGTTACCTTGTTGGGTGGGGCCAGCCATGATACAGGGGCACTGCTTCACTTGTTGGGTGGGGCCAGTCATCGTACAAGGGCACTGCTTCCCTTGTTGGGTGTGGTCCGTCATGACACAGGGGCACTGGTTCCCTTGTTGGGTGGGGCCAGTCATGATACAGGGGCACTGGTTCCCTTGTTGGGTGGGGTCAGTCATCGTACAAGGGCACTGCTTCCCTTGTAGGGTGGGGCCAGCCATGTTACAGGGGCACTGGTTCCCTTGCTGGGTGTGATTCCTGGAATACATCCACATTTGGGGGATGAAACCATCCAAATCCACTACAAATGTCTGCTGCCAAAATCGTGTTCTGAATCTACAGATGATTTTCAATGCAGAGCCCACTTTTATACTGTCAATGGCTTGCTGTTTTTcagagggaaggggaggtgAGAATCTGATATCTCCATCTTTCAGTATGGAAAGAGGAACTGTTATTATGACATAATCTACATGTATGGGCTTCCCGTCTTGGTTGATGAGAATGACTGAACTTGATTGATCATCTGAAAAAGATAAGAAAATGTCAGTCTAAATGTGAATGTACAAGAAAATATAGCTGGGGCTGCTTGCATGCAGATCTTACATAAAGCAATGATAAACCTTGTTAAGCATAGGCTTCTAAGTATCCTTGATGATACCTTCCAAGATAACTTGTTTCACTTGCCAGTTCAGTTTCTTATCCACTTTTTCACACTTTTCCAGATAGTAATCTTTCAGCAGAGAGTAGGAACCCTCTAGCCtagaaaaatataaagtaTGTATGAATATAAAGTATGTATGAATTTATTGACTAATGTCACAActtaaaaataatcaaaaggGAAATTTCTTATACCAACAAAAGGGCAGACATATAGCATACAGACGAATTAGAGGATAAATGttcatttgttttcttattattCCCCTCATATCAATGGGAGGGGTCAAATtgtcatgttttttatttctcattaCTCTATGAAAATGGTGTGAAATTTACATGTTTCTTTTCTTATTAGTCTACCTCATATTAACAGTGCCCCACTCCTTGAAAGAGCTTTCTTTTTGTCTCCTCTCAGCTAAACCATAATATGTAAATGTTCCACCACGGCTTTGTACATCAAAATTATCCAAAAAACGTAACGCAACATCACTGAGGCCTTGGTCACACAATCTCTGGTACAGAAAGTCTGTGCCTTGATCCTCATTTGCGGCTAAAAGTTTTTTAAATTCATTCAGACAAGCAGAAATTTCTGGGTGCTCTGCTCCCAAACAAGGGTATGATTTGCCATCAACATACACCAATGCATCCAGCAAGTTTTCCCTATGAACCTGTAACAAGCAAAGGTTAAATCAATAGGCATAATACACTTCTAGAGAGGAAACCGTGAATAAACCTGTAAATGGAAATTCACGGAAAATTCACCGGTTTCTAACAAGGAAATTCACAGGTTTCTTCAGGAAattcaaaattgaaaataatgaaATTTAAGACTGGAGGCATGATAGACCAAAATGtgacatggggggggggggggggggggggcgcagtTCCACCACTTTTTGTGACCAAAACAAGTCAAGTACTATGATTTATTCCTTTTTCATTtctcaatattttattttcttttttttcaatttcagCCCCCCTCTTTTCAACATGCTCCGCGGTCCCTGGCTTTCCCTGGAAACATGCCTTTTATCTGTTACCTTCCAGCTTTGTTTCCTTGCTATGTCGTTTAGTATAGTTCTATCTCCATGAATGAATTCAGCTCCCAAATCAACAGGTGCAAACCCAGGAAAGGGCAAGGCTTGCATAACCCGGCCACCTTTAATAAACATATATACAATGTTAGTCATGTTTTTAGCCAAATGAGGTTAGGGGGagtctaaaataaaaaatgcaaaaccTAACCCTAATCTTAACCACAATAACCCTTTAGCATGGACAAGGTCTGCAGGATttaaatatatacatatatatacatatctTTTAACCAAAATACTACTTTTTACCAAAATAGTCAGCAGCCTCTAGAAGCTTGACGTCAAATCCTTTATCAATAAGGGAGGCAGCGGCAGCTAGACCGGCCACACCCCCTCCAACCACTGCAACGGTGAAAGAGCCTGATGGCTTCATACCTGATTTGGTGAAATGAAAGTtattaatatataatgtaAATAATCACTTTAACTGGCATCCAAACTTAAAGCATGACAATTTTTTCACATTTGCGATTTCATTAAACATGTCTTTGATGCAATCATGCTTGTTTTATAAAGAATCTGTCATTCTGggtgcttttttttctcatttttttttctgtaaaaaaatcccccccccccccccacaaaaaAGGATTTCGAGGCCAGCAAATACGGCCCTGCAAAGACCAGTCCCAGCTGTCAAATTCATTTGTTGGACGCATGCTTATTTACAAGTGATT encodes:
- the LOC5508029 gene encoding amine oxidase [flavin-containing] B, with product MKPSGSFTVAVVGGGVAGLAAAASLIDKGFDVKLLEAADYFGGRVMQALPFPGFAPVDLGAEFIHGDRTILNDIARKQSWKVHRENLLDALVYVDGKSYPCLGAEHPEISACLNEFKKLLAANEDQGTDFLYQRLCDQGLSDVALRFLDNFDVQSRGGTFTYYGLAERRQKESSFKEWGTVNMR